In Deinococcus proteolyticus MRP, a single genomic region encodes these proteins:
- a CDS encoding ABC transporter ATP-binding protein yields the protein MTPSPPLLELKQLSKRYGSFTALDGVTLSVDGGQVFGLLGPNGAGKTTLLRILATLLQPSAGTAAVAGLDVTRQPDAVRQCIGVVNGGMGLPARLTGREILHSFAGFYGLGRAQAEARIAELDAALDLGRTLNTRAGEYSTGMRQKVTIARAVIQDPAVLILDEAASGLDIFARRALLDWVAAARRPGRLTLYSTHVMSEVEEVCDRVAVLHGGRLLAEGTQPELLARTEAGTLEQAFFRLVEQDEAAQVGAAHAL from the coding sequence ATGACCCCCTCTCCCCCACTGCTGGAGCTGAAGCAGCTCAGCAAGCGCTACGGTTCCTTTACCGCGCTGGACGGCGTGACGCTCAGCGTGGACGGTGGGCAGGTGTTCGGGCTGCTGGGACCGAACGGAGCCGGCAAGACCACCTTGCTGCGGATTCTGGCGACCCTGCTGCAGCCCAGCGCAGGCACGGCGGCGGTGGCGGGGTTGGACGTGACCCGGCAGCCGGACGCGGTGCGGCAGTGCATCGGCGTGGTGAACGGGGGGATGGGCCTGCCCGCCCGGCTGACCGGCCGCGAGATTCTGCATTCCTTTGCAGGCTTCTATGGCCTGGGCCGCGCACAGGCGGAGGCACGCATTGCCGAGCTGGACGCTGCGCTGGACCTGGGCCGCACGCTGAACACGCGGGCCGGCGAGTACTCCACCGGCATGCGCCAGAAGGTGACCATCGCCCGCGCCGTGATTCAGGACCCGGCGGTGCTGATTCTGGACGAGGCGGCTAGCGGCCTGGATATTTTTGCCCGCCGCGCCCTGCTGGACTGGGTGGCGGCGGCGCGCCGGCCAGGGCGGCTGACCCTGTACTCCACCCACGTGATGAGCGAGGTGGAAGAGGTCTGTGACCGGGTGGCCGTGCTGCACGGAGGCCGGCTGCTGGCCGAGGGCACCCAGCCGGAGCTGCTGGCACGCACGGAGGCCGGGACGCTGGAGCAGGCTTTTTTCCGGCTGGTAGAGCAGGATGAAGCGGCGCAGGTGGGAGCGGCCCATGCGCTCTGA